One window of the Archangium primigenium genome contains the following:
- a CDS encoding alpha/beta fold hydrolase — MTRGHTRALARSALTLGALTTLALTDIPEAHAAGPTCQDLRLPVALAPGLPPTQHLAARLCLPEGDAAPAAVQVLLPGITYTRQYWDFPDPTGHTSRYSYVHAALAAGYATLAVDRLGMGDSSRPPGALLTTETHAHTVHQLLQALRAGSLPGPDAPPAFQKVLLVGHSYGSYVAWYVGTDYPADADGLVLSGASHYVQAPGLLNALPALRPAPLDPALLGAGYLDPTYLTTAPGTRGAAFYAPGRADPAVIALDEATKSTLTATEIGPFPLLVARPLDLRVPVLLVNGTHDTIFCGPDLLGGSLCTSAERLLAAEAPRLGARVPCVEAWVLPGAGHMLNTILDAPRWFAVAQAWADRHVGATADPAPGCAP, encoded by the coding sequence ATGACACGGGGACACACGCGGGCACTCGCCCGGAGCGCCCTCACCCTGGGCGCATTGACGACACTGGCGCTGACGGACATCCCGGAGGCCCACGCCGCCGGCCCCACCTGCCAGGACCTGCGCCTGCCCGTGGCGCTCGCGCCCGGACTGCCCCCCACCCAGCACCTCGCCGCCCGGCTGTGTCTGCCCGAGGGGGACGCGGCCCCCGCCGCCGTGCAGGTGCTCCTGCCCGGCATCACCTACACCCGCCAGTACTGGGACTTCCCGGACCCCACCGGCCACACGTCCCGCTACTCCTACGTGCACGCGGCGCTCGCGGCCGGCTACGCCACGCTCGCCGTGGATCGCCTCGGCATGGGGGACAGCTCCCGCCCCCCGGGCGCGCTGCTCACCACCGAGACGCACGCCCACACCGTGCACCAGCTGCTCCAGGCCCTGCGCGCGGGCAGCCTCCCGGGGCCTGACGCCCCGCCCGCCTTCCAGAAGGTGCTGCTCGTGGGCCACTCGTACGGCTCGTACGTCGCCTGGTACGTGGGCACGGATTACCCCGCGGACGCGGACGGCCTGGTGCTCAGCGGCGCCAGCCACTACGTCCAGGCGCCCGGGCTGCTCAACGCGCTGCCCGCCCTGCGCCCCGCGCCGCTGGACCCGGCCCTGCTCGGCGCGGGGTACCTGGACCCCACCTACCTCACCACCGCGCCCGGCACGCGCGGCGCGGCCTTCTACGCGCCCGGCCGCGCCGACCCCGCCGTCATCGCCCTGGACGAGGCCACCAAGTCCACGCTCACCGCCACGGAGATCGGCCCCTTCCCGCTCCTGGTGGCGCGCCCCCTGGACCTCCGCGTGCCCGTGCTGCTCGTCAACGGCACCCACGACACCATCTTCTGCGGGCCGGACCTCCTCGGCGGCTCGCTGTGCACGAGCGCCGAGCGGCTGCTCGCGGCCGAGGCGCCCCGGCTGGGCGCGCGTGTGCCCTGCGTCGAGGCCTGGGTGCTGCCCGGCGCCGGCCACATGCTCAACACGATTCTCGACGCGCCCCGCTGGTTCGCCGTGGCCCAGGCGTGGGCGGACCGGCACGTGGGCGCCACGGCGGACCCCGCGCCCGGCTGCGCGCCCTGA
- a CDS encoding sensor histidine kinase, whose translation MTSAIPPPRPPLRLADFLRRERDGLLAEWERADRALPRASRTSQTDLRDHIPDLLEEIAERAERVRGGQHDRGGPRRTPRAHAHHRLELGFRLGEVAREYALLRKVILTRLGPRVGELAPGELVLLNESLDQAVSESVDAWSEGARARVERERARLERVLESLPTAILIAEAPSGRVVYGNPRVEDLLGHPALATDDIAGFGAYFGHDLERRRYAAEAYPLARALRGEHVQGEEMYYLRPDGVWRYLQVSAVPVYDGEGQLTSAVLCMADLTRVKELEDLARQRADFERQLIGIVSHDLRSPLSAIALGATVLLRREDLDARQRSAITRIITSSERAHRMIRDLLDFTQARLGGGIPLERRPMDAHALARQVVDEVGLAHPEHPIDVEAHGDGHGEWDADRLAQVLINLLNNALRHGAPDTPVTVRTVGEAEGLRLEVHNRGAPIPEALRARLFQPMERGTQAQEGREGRSIGLGLYIVDHVIQAHGGRIEVRSSEAEGTTFTVVLPRRAPPRGA comes from the coding sequence ATGACCTCCGCGATTCCACCCCCGCGTCCCCCCTTGCGCCTGGCGGACTTCCTGCGCCGCGAGCGCGACGGGCTCCTGGCCGAATGGGAGCGCGCGGACCGGGCGCTGCCCCGGGCGTCACGCACGAGCCAGACGGACCTGCGCGACCACATTCCGGACCTGCTGGAGGAGATCGCCGAGCGGGCGGAGCGGGTCCGGGGCGGGCAGCACGACAGGGGGGGGCCCCGGCGGACGCCGCGCGCGCACGCGCACCACCGGCTCGAGCTCGGCTTCCGCCTGGGGGAGGTGGCCCGGGAGTACGCGCTCCTGCGCAAGGTCATCCTCACGCGGCTCGGGCCCCGGGTGGGCGAGCTGGCCCCGGGCGAACTGGTGCTGCTCAACGAGTCGCTGGACCAGGCCGTCTCCGAGTCCGTGGACGCGTGGAGCGAGGGGGCCCGCGCGCGGGTGGAGCGGGAGCGGGCGCGGCTGGAGCGGGTGCTCGAGTCCCTGCCCACCGCCATCCTCATCGCCGAGGCGCCCTCGGGACGCGTCGTCTACGGCAACCCGCGCGTGGAGGACCTGCTGGGCCACCCCGCCCTCGCCACCGACGACATCGCCGGGTTCGGCGCGTACTTCGGCCATGACCTGGAGCGCCGCCGCTACGCCGCGGAGGCCTACCCCCTGGCGCGGGCGCTCAGGGGCGAGCACGTGCAGGGCGAGGAGATGTACTACCTGCGCCCGGACGGGGTGTGGCGCTACCTGCAGGTGTCCGCGGTGCCCGTGTACGACGGCGAGGGCCAGCTCACCTCGGCGGTGCTGTGCATGGCGGACCTCACGCGCGTCAAGGAGCTGGAGGACCTGGCGCGGCAGCGCGCGGACTTCGAGCGGCAGCTCATCGGCATCGTGAGCCACGACCTGCGCAGCCCCCTGTCCGCCATCGCCCTGGGCGCCACCGTCCTCTTGCGCCGCGAGGACCTGGACGCGCGGCAGCGCTCGGCCATCACCCGCATCATCACCTCCTCGGAGCGGGCGCACCGGATGATCCGCGACCTGCTGGACTTCACCCAGGCGCGGCTGGGCGGGGGCATTCCGCTGGAGCGCCGGCCCATGGACGCGCACGCGCTGGCGCGGCAGGTGGTGGACGAGGTGGGCCTGGCGCACCCCGAGCACCCCATCGACGTGGAGGCCCACGGCGACGGGCACGGCGAGTGGGACGCGGACCGGCTGGCCCAGGTGCTCATCAACCTGCTCAACAACGCCCTGCGGCACGGCGCGCCGGACACGCCGGTGACGGTGCGCACGGTGGGCGAGGCGGAGGGGCTGCGGTTGGAGGTGCACAACCGCGGCGCGCCCATCCCCGAGGCGCTGCGCGCGCGGCTCTTCCAGCCCATGGAGCGCGGCACCCAGGCGCAGGAGGGCCGGGAGGGCCGGAGCATCGGCCTGGGGCTGTACATCGTGGACCACGTCATCCAGGCGCACGGGGGCCGCATCGAGGTGCGCTCGAGCGAGGCCGAGGGCACCACCTTCACCGTGGTGCTGCCCCGGCGCGCCCCCCCGCGCGGCGCGTGA
- the egtB gene encoding ergothioneine biosynthesis protein EgtB has translation MRVILEPPAGRAAPGPWKARAVEALTAARARQRRMLQGLPESVLVQQHSPLMSPLAWDVAHVANQEEQWLLRALGAPALVLAEVDALYDAFRHPRAARCHLPLLTPAQAFAYADRVRAAVLDFLASVPEDSDAPLLRGGLVYGLVVQHEQQHLETLCATLQLMTGHPYQPPVRPRPRPGRAAQGEVYLPGGLVRLGSDAPWGYDNERPARLAHVPGFLLDSHPVTNGDYAVFVAAGGYTDARWWDPTGFEWVRAEGIAHPQFWLPQEGGRWLRRRFGWMEPLPPDEPVQHVCWYEADAYARWAGKRLPTEAEWERAASGLAHAARSQPWGEAPWDAARANLDGDTWGPSPVGAHPTGTTPEGVSGLFGDVWEWTASAFQGHEGFVAFPYREYSEVFFGTEYRVLKGGAWASAPVAVRNSFRNWDYPIRRHIFAGFRCARDAR, from the coding sequence ATGCGCGTGATCCTCGAGCCACCCGCCGGGCGCGCCGCTCCCGGCCCCTGGAAGGCCCGGGCCGTGGAGGCCCTCACCGCCGCGCGCGCGCGCCAGCGGCGCATGCTCCAGGGCCTGCCGGAGTCCGTGCTCGTCCAGCAGCACTCGCCGCTCATGTCGCCGCTCGCCTGGGACGTGGCCCACGTGGCCAACCAGGAGGAGCAGTGGCTGCTCCGCGCGCTCGGCGCCCCGGCGCTGGTGCTCGCCGAGGTGGACGCGCTCTACGACGCCTTCCGCCACCCGCGCGCCGCGCGCTGCCACCTGCCCCTGCTCACCCCCGCCCAGGCCTTCGCCTACGCGGACCGGGTGCGCGCGGCGGTGCTCGACTTCCTCGCGAGCGTGCCCGAGGACTCGGACGCGCCGCTCTTGCGCGGGGGCCTCGTCTACGGGCTCGTCGTCCAGCACGAGCAGCAGCACCTGGAGACGCTCTGCGCCACGCTCCAGCTCATGACGGGGCACCCGTACCAGCCCCCCGTGCGTCCCCGGCCGCGCCCCGGTCGCGCCGCCCAGGGCGAGGTGTACCTGCCCGGCGGCCTCGTGCGCCTGGGCAGCGACGCGCCCTGGGGCTACGACAACGAGCGCCCCGCGCGCCTCGCGCACGTGCCCGGCTTCCTGCTCGACTCGCACCCCGTCACCAATGGCGACTACGCGGTGTTCGTCGCGGCGGGGGGCTACACGGACGCGCGCTGGTGGGACCCCACGGGCTTCGAGTGGGTGCGCGCCGAGGGCATTGCACACCCCCAGTTCTGGCTGCCCCAGGAGGGGGGCCGGTGGCTGCGCCGGCGCTTCGGGTGGATGGAGCCCTTGCCCCCGGATGAGCCCGTGCAGCACGTGTGTTGGTACGAGGCGGACGCCTACGCGCGCTGGGCCGGCAAGCGCCTGCCCACCGAGGCCGAGTGGGAGCGCGCCGCGTCGGGGCTCGCGCACGCGGCGCGGAGCCAGCCGTGGGGCGAGGCGCCCTGGGACGCGGCCCGGGCGAACCTGGACGGGGACACGTGGGGCCCGTCTCCCGTGGGGGCCCACCCCACGGGCACGACACCGGAGGGCGTGTCGGGGCTCTTCGGGGACGTGTGGGAATGGACGGCCAGCGCCTTCCAGGGCCACGAGGGCTTCGTGGCCTTTCCCTACCGCGAATATTCGGAGGTCTTCTTCGGGACGGAGTACCGGGTCCTGAAGGGGGGTGCCTGGGCGAGTGCGCCCGTCGCCGTCCGCAACAGTTTCCGCAACTGGGACTACCCCATCCGCCGGCACATCTTCGCCGGCTTCCGGTGCGCGCGCGACGCGAGGTGA